GGTTTGGTTCTCCCGAAGATGAAAATTATGGCAAGCCACGTCAGGAATGGTTCACGAAAGACCCTGAATTTGACGCAGCCGTCCGATCGCGCTTTCTCTCACTGTATCAACAGGCAGCTAAAGGAGAACTCAATGCCTGGAAAAATTCACCAGAAACCTGTTTAGCGTTGATTATTCTGCTCGATCAATTTCCCCGCAAT
This sequence is a window from Cyanobacteria bacterium GSL.Bin1. Protein-coding genes within it:
- a CDS encoding DUF924 family protein; this translates as MSQEQYSSAQAVLDFWFGSPEDENYGKPRQEWFTKDPEFDAAVRSRFLSLYQQAAKGELNAWKNSPETCLALIILLDQFPRN